The proteins below are encoded in one region of Hordeum vulgare subsp. vulgare chromosome 3H, MorexV3_pseudomolecules_assembly, whole genome shotgun sequence:
- the LOC123444758 gene encoding uncharacterized protein LOC123444758, with amino-acid sequence MASGSGEHFLRQLSSSNGLQAPQDGYGGGGGGGRRRGSRRWSKKRAGRGYGGGGKGEASASSASAGRKRVMVVVDDSSGAKHAMMWALTHVANRGDFLTLLHVLPHFGAGGEEAPSLANSLGTHCKACRPEVEVEALVIQGPKLGTILSQVKKLEASVLVLSQTKPSTFCWLSCLAPSRGEEEVVEQCINQAECLTLAVRKQSKGVGGYLVSTRWQKNFWLLA; translated from the exons ATGGCGAGCGGCTCCGGGGAGCACTTCCTGAGGCAGCTGAGCTCCAGCAACGGGCTGCAGGCCCCGCAGGACGggtacggcggcggcggcggcggcgggcggaggAGGGGCTCGAGGCGGTGGTCCAAGAAGCGGGCCGGGAGAGGGTACGGCGGCGGCGGGAAGGGTGAGGCGTCGGCGTCGTCGGCGTCGGCCGGGAGGAAgcgggtgatggtggtggtggacgACAGCTCCGGCGCCAAGCACGCCATGATGTGGGCGCTCACCCACGTCGCCAACAGGGGTGACTTCCTCACCCTGCTCCACGTCCTGCCGCACTTCGGCGCCGGAGGCGAGGAGGCGCCCTCCCTCGCCAACTCCCTCGGCACGCACTGCAAGGCCTGCAGGCCCGAG gtggaggtggaggcgcTGGTGATCCAAGGCCCCAAGCTGGGCACCatcctcagccaggtgaagaagctGGAGGCCTCCGTGCTGGTGCTCAGCCAAACCAAGCCCTCTACCTTCTGCTGGCTAAGCTG CTTGGCGCCGagcagaggggaggaggaggtggtcgaGCAGTGCATCAACCAGGCCGAGTGCCTGACGCTGGCGGTGAGGAAGCAGAGCAAGGGCGTCGGCGGATACCTCGTCAGCACCCGGTGGCAGAAGAACTTCTGGCTCCTCGCTTGA